From the genome of Medicago truncatula cultivar Jemalong A17 chromosome 2, MtrunA17r5.0-ANR, whole genome shotgun sequence:
GAGCTATACTGTGCCATAAATTGCACAACAATGATGGAATGGAATGTAAGACAAGCAATCAAAACACAAAATGTAACTCAGCCACTATGATGCAGAAGGAAAAGACTCATTAAGGCTGGTTAAGCAATTCAATGTATTCATGAGAggttcatttttcattttgcaGACCAGAACAATATCATTGGAGTGAATGCATTTGATGTAATTTACAGAATCTAGGACCTAACAAATCCTAAGAAAATGAAGTCTCCAACCTTATTGCCTGCATTTCTACTTAACCACCAAAGTTCTAGCATAAAACTATACCGAAGAATTCAGATTCTTTAGCTTGGCTTTAGCTGAATCAAGCTGTTCTGCAAAACACAAATTTCGGGGAGAAAATATCAGCAGAACTGTTTGGCACCTTAAGCAagcttaaaaaaatgaaaacaatgtcAAAGGTGAAAATTCCTTACTCTGCTCCATGTTTGCTGCTGTTTGGACAGTTGTGCGAAAAAACAAGTTCCCATTTTTCTGATAGACAGTCTacaataacaacataaaataagTCTTTTATGATTGTCATCGACCCTATACACAATCATCACAAAGATTCCCCTCTATGAAGCGCGGATTTTGTAAAAGTCTGTGTCTATGcattgattttgtaaaacaaaGTCTGGCTTAAAGTAAGTTGAAgataaattgatttatgtttaggTACATGTAAAAGTGAATTTCACAATAAATTTGTGTCTAAAAAATCAATTCCATAATTGAATGCTCCAAATTCTACACGAATCAATTCCCAGAAACCAACCTAACATAACAAAACGAAAATTTGGAATACTTATTTTATCTCTAGAAGTAAAACAAGTGTAAAATTTTGAACCTAACACACAAAAGTTACTtggcatcatcatcatcatcatcatcagtaTCAATAGTAATAAAATTGGGGTTTGGAAATAAGTGTAACCCTAAGCatatgagaagaagaagaggttagTGTTACTGACTCTGGAAGAAGGAAGGGCGTTGAGTTCAGCTATAGAAACTTCATGACTTCTCATTTCATTCTTCAAATCGGAAACTGACGCCATAGTATCTGCCTGCAGTAACACCACCACACCAGTCTTCCTTCCTCCTACCTCAAACACAAAGCCGGTGGTTGGAGAGAGTCTATAGTTtcctttataaatataaaatacttatatatatatatatatatatatatatatatatatatatatatttcaaacaattttaaaGGATGGAGAGTGTATAGTTTTCTTCCTATGAAAAGAGTTAATGTCAATGAAgaggaaatattttttaatgataatgttTCTTTTGGTAACGAAATGCACagtcaattattattttgatatattaaaGAACTTTTATGGTTATTCGTTACATATTTGGAGaccaaaataactatttatttttaaaagaaataactaTTTAGTATATGATCATCAACTAtgaatttcatatatataatttcaacATTGTTGTCATGTGATGATTTAGCACTCTAATTTTGCCCATAATATACagtatatatgaaaataatagttGAGAACGATCAAATTcctaataattatatttaatgatGATTGATGAGTTTTGACATCttgttaaattaatttatcGTCCACTAAATGTAATCAACTACATATCTCAATCAACCTCAACCATCAAAAttgttatattaaattttgCTGCGAAATTTGtgtgtcaaaatatcatttttatttctccGATCATATTAACTCTTTTgtctttttaatttggttttttaaaagagaaaaaaaaaatggctctTCAGTGATTTCTCCATACCCTGCTCACCATTTTTGGACTAGTTAATTATTTTATCTAATCTATGTCTTAGATAAGACACATTCTATTAAACCATCTAGAAAAATACCTTTACATACCAAACAAAACGTTCCAATATCAGGCTCAAATGGCTATTACATTGATGTAAGCCAAACTCAAGTCAAAAAGACAAACCTATTGAAGTCCACCTATCAGTGTCGTATTCGATGTCTGTGTTGGTGATTCTCGGTATCAAAGCTACATAATATCGAGAACTGTTCTGAATTTAGAAGGCAGAATAACACTGaaaccatttattttatttagtggATTGAGAAAGACTGGGAAATTATTATATGGCACACTGAAACAATGGAAATATGTATTATACAAGCTACAAACTCATTCAGTTACACATTTGCAAACTTATTAACCAtgcatattatatattttctaatGGCTTTCAACACTTTGAtgcaaatgagaattttttttatttcccttATTTAGAAGTTTTTAACTGACAATAGCTTCAGAGCATCTTCCATGGATGGCCGATCCGATGATCTGCTTCTGGTGCAAAGCATAGCAACCTCAAGAACCAAtttaatctcttccattgaacTGGCAGAGGTCACTTCATTGTCATTGTAAACTTCTCTTAGAAGAGTCTCATGTGATTTGCTGTGAATGTTGGCTGCTGCACTTGTCAACCTTCTGCCGGTTAAAATTTCTAGAATCATCTTCCCAAAATTGTAGACATCGCTGCCGAGTTCCTCTTCCATTGATTCATTGTATTCTGCCATAAAAATTAAACCTAAAATCAGTGTTGATATGGTGTTCTTTGTAAGGATGAAGGGTGGGTTTTGGAACAggttatttgagtttatcttaTGACTTATGCAGTTGCATACACATTTAAGAGACtttacaaaaatatcttataacATGTCCAACTTATTTCAATTAGCTGTTCATGATCGATTGTTAATATGGCTTACAACAAAAACAGTTTTACTACATTACCTCTTGATTGTAAAAGTAGCTTATACATATGTGCTTATATCATAAGtacttattatttaataaacacgtatataattaaattgttttttcagATGCACCCTAAGGCGCGTGAATATTAGTGGTTGCATAAAGCCATGTACTTTTCATGCACTTCATAGTCTTACTCATTTTCATATAGTTAAGAATGGAAACAAAATACTTGATGAAATATCTATTAATTCTTATTCTAATACACACTGTCCAAACTTTTGTCATACCTGTTTCCTGCTTAGTTGTAGTAGGAGATGAGCCTTTACTCAACTCTATGACATGTTTGAACCCAAATTCAGCTAAATGAGGTTCCATATCTTCATCAAATACAACGTTGGTGGAATTCAAATCTCCATGTGGTATAGCTGGGTAACATTCATGGTGAAGGAAGCAAAGTCCCCTTGCAATTCCAACTATTGTTCTGAATTTACCTGACCAATCCCATTCCATTCCAATTTTCTCAGCCAAATTTCCATTTGGCAAGTAATCATACAAAAGGTAAACTAGTTGCTGGTTGTAGCAAAAACCCAACAACCTGATTAAATTCTTGTGCCTTGCTGCATTTCCTAGCCTCATTATAAATTCTGACACCAACTTAATGCTCCTTGTTTCCCATTCAATCTTCTTGACTAAAACTGTTATACCTGTTGGAAGAACTGCTTTTGTAACCTCTGTATGTTCAGCAGCAACTACGTTGAAGCTTGTCAAGACATCATTTGGTGTGAATTGTGGTAGTCCAACAAATGAAATCATTTTCCATCGACTCTCAAACCCCTTTTTGAAATGAAGTATTCCAAAGCCCAATACCATAAGGATTATTAGCAACCCTACAGAGAGTAACAGAATATGTGTAAGCTTCCAAGTGTTTGTGCTCCCTAATATTCCTACTGACTTAATACATGGTCTTAATGGAACTCCACATAGCTCTGAATTTCCAACAAATGCACTAGTGTCCATTAATTTGAATGACTTTCCTTTTGGTATTGAACCTGAGATATTGTTGAAAGACACATTGAGAAGTTTTATACTTGATGAACTTCCAAACTTTTCAGGTATGAGGCCATTGAGCTTATTGTTAGATAAATCTACACTTTCAAGAATAGGGATATCTGCCAGCTCCTCGGGTATTGAACCTGAGATATTGTTGAAAGACACGTTGAGAAGTTTTAAACTTGATGAACTTCCAAACTTTTCAGGTATGAGGCCATTGAGTTTATTGTTAGATAAATCTACACTTTCAAGAATAGGGATATCTGCCAGCTCCTCGGGTATTTGACCTGTCAAATTATTGTCAGATAATTCGATTATCATAAGAGCTTGACATTTCGAAACACTTTTTGGTATTGTTCCAGATAAGTTGTTTCTACCAAGACGAAT
Proteins encoded in this window:
- the LOC11413853 gene encoding leucine-rich repeat receptor-like kinase protein CLV1B isoform X3, with translation MEIFKFFYFINLLSTFILSSSSSLAIDPYSQALLSLKSELIDNDNSLHDWVVPSGGNLAKSGSSYACSWSGIKCNKDSNVTSIDLSMKKLGGVLSGQLPAEFSELENLKILNLYGNSFSGSIPSEYGSFRSLESLLLAANSLTGSIPPELGNLKTVTSMEIGSNSYQGFIPPQLGNMSQLQNLEIADANLSGSIPKELFSLTNLQILFLSINQLTGSIPSEFSKIKLLTFLDLSDNLLSGSIPESFSELKSLIILSLGSNDMSGIVPEGIAELPSLEFLLISHNRFSGSLPKSLGKNSKLKSVDVSVNNFNGSIPPSICQATQLSYFSVSYNMQLGGNIPSQIWSMPQLQNFSAYSCGILGNLPSFESCKSISTIRLGRNNLSGTIPKSVSKCQALMIIELSDNNLTGQIPEELADIPILESVDLSNNKLNGLIPEKFGSSSSLKLLNVSFNNISGSIPEELADIPILESVDLSNNKLNGLIPEKFGSSSSIKLLNVSFNNISGSIPKGKSFKLMDTSAFVGNSELCGVPLRPCIKSVGILGSTNTWKLTHILLLSVGLLIILMVLGFGILHFKKGFESRWKMISFVGLPQFTPNDVLTSFNVVAAEHTEVTKAVLPTGITVLVKKIEWETRSIKLVSEFIMRLGNAARHKNLIRLLGFCYNQQLVYLLYDYLPNGNLAEKIGMEWDWSGKFRTIVGIARGLCFLHHECYPAIPHGDLNSTNVVFDEDMEPHLAEFGFKHVIELSKGSSPTTTKQETGLIFMAEYNESMEEELGSDVYNFGKMILEILTGRRLTSAAANIHSKSHETLLREVYNDNEVTSASSMEEIKLVLEVAMLCTRSRSSDRPSMEDALKLLSVKNF
- the LOC11413853 gene encoding probable leucine-rich repeat receptor-like protein kinase At5g63930 isoform X1, with protein sequence MEIFKFFYFINLLSTFILSSSSSLAIDPYSQALLSLKSELIDNDNSLHDWVVPSGGNLAKSGSSYACSWSGIKCNKDSNVTSIDLSMKKLGGVLSGKQLSVFTEVIDFNLSNNLFSGKLPPEIFNLTNLKSLDIDTNNFSGQFPKGISKLKSLVVFDAWENNFSGQLPAEFSELENLKILNLYGNSFSGSIPSEYGSFRSLESLLLAANSLTGSIPPELGNLKTVTSMEIGSNSYQGFIPPQLGNMSQLQNLEIADANLSGSIPKELFSLTNLQILFLSINQLTGSIPSEFSKIKLLTFLDLSDNLLSGSIPESFSELKSLIILSLGSNDMSGIVPEGIAELPSLEFLLISHNRFSGSLPKSLGKNSKLKSVDVSVNNFNGSIPPSICQATQLSYFSVSYNMQLGGNIPSQIWSMPQLQNFSAYSCGILGNLPSFESCKSISTIRLGRNNLSGTIPKSVSKCQALMIIELSDNNLTGQIPEELADIPILESVDLSNNKLNGLIPEKFGSSSSLKLLNVSFNNISGSIPEELADIPILESVDLSNNKLNGLIPEKFGSSSSIKLLNVSFNNISGSIPKGKSFKLMDTSAFVGNSELCGVPLRPCIKSVGILGSTNTWKLTHILLLSVGLLIILMVLGFGILHFKKGFESRWKMISFVGLPQFTPNDVLTSFNVVAAEHTEVTKAVLPTGITVLVKKIEWETRSIKLVSEFIMRLGNAARHKNLIRLLGFCYNQQLVYLLYDYLPNGNLAEKIGMEWDWSGKFRTIVGIARGLCFLHHECYPAIPHGDLNSTNVVFDEDMEPHLAEFGFKHVIELSKGSSPTTTKQETGLIFMAEYNESMEEELGSDVYNFGKMILEILTGRRLTSAAANIHSKSHETLLREVYNDNEVTSASSMEEIKLVLEVAMLCTRSRSSDRPSMEDALKLLSVKNF
- the LOC11413853 gene encoding probable leucine-rich repeat receptor-like protein kinase At5g63930 isoform X2, which produces MEIFKFFYFINLLSTFILSSSSSLAIDPYSQALLSLKSELIDNDNSLHDWVVPSGGNLAKSGSSYACSWSGIKCNKDSNVTSIDLSMKKLGGVLSGKQLSVFTEVIDFNLSNNLFSGKLPPEIFNLTNLKSLDIDTNNFSGQFPKGISKLKSLVVFDAWENNFSGQLPAEFSELENLKILNLYGNSFSGSIPSEYGSFRSLESLLLAANSLTGSIPPELGNLKTVTSMEIGSNSYQGFIPPQLGNMSQLQNLEIADANLSGSIPKELFSLTNLQILFLSINQLTGSIPSEFSKIKLLTFLDLSDNLLSGSIPESFSELKSLIILSLGSNDMSGIVPEGIAELPSLEFLLISHNRFSGSLPKSLGKNSKLKSVDVSVNNFNGSIPPSICQATQLSYFSVSYNMQLGGNIPSQIWSMPQLQNFSAYSCGILGNLPSFESCKSISTIRLGRNNLSGTIPKSVSKCQALMIIELSDNNLTGQIPEELADIPILESVDLSNNKLNGLIPEKFGSSSSLKLLNVSFNNISGSIPEELADIPILESVDLSNNKLNGLIPEKFGSSSSIKLLNVSFNNISGSIPKGKSFKLMDTSAFVGNSELCGVPLRPCIKSVGILGSTNTWKLTHILLLSVGLLIILMVLGFGILHFKKGFESRWKMISFVGLPQFTPNDVLTSFNVVAAEHTEVTKAVLPTGITVLVKKIEWETRSIKLVSEFIMRLGNAARHKNLIRLLGFCYNQQLVYLLYDYLPNGNLAEKIGMEWDWSGKFRTIVGIARGLCFLHHECYPAIPHGDLNSTNVVFDEDMEPHLAEFGFKHVIELSKGSSPTTTKQETEYNESMEEELGSDVYNFGKMILEILTGRRLTSAAANIHSKSHETLLREVYNDNEVTSASSMEEIKLVLEVAMLCTRSRSSDRPSMEDALKLLSVKNF